Within Coffea arabica cultivar ET-39 chromosome 4e, Coffea Arabica ET-39 HiFi, whole genome shotgun sequence, the genomic segment GAAAACCATGCCCCACCTTGAACTGCTCATGAAAAATGCACACATCCAACTCAAAATCAATTTGCAATAACTACGGAGCCCTATTAACTACCCAATGGCAATTTCGGCATCTTGAAGTTTTTAACGTGCAATTGCTGACGGAGGGAGTAAACTGAGAAAAAATAAACATTGTGGGGTAAAGTGAGAAATGACCTATACttaaaggggataaagtgcgattaaccctaaaaaaaattattgttatttttttaggcTCGAACTCGGCTTGAATTTGAGGACGAGTCTCGATTCATTTGCAACTCTGCTTCTAACCATTATGGATCTAACAATTGCTGTGTCTTAGCTAGCTAATGAGGTGGGAAACTCCAATGTTATTAAATGTTACAATagagtttcattttttttttttttgtgaaatacAATTAGAATGATGACCATGTAAGGGTATTTGGTCCTTTTAATCTTTTGGTACAACTTAAGAGACACAAAAATAATTGAGTTATTGTGTGCATGATCCACATCCAGTTTATGTCAGTCCTTCAAAGTTTGTGCCTTCCCATACTCCAAATTCTGCACCACAAATGTTAATGTCCAATTACTGTTTTCTTTCAAAAGAAATCACTACTTAGAATGTGTAAAAAGGGCAAATTGCTAACATAGTTTATGGAAAATTTATGCTACACCATTCTTGTATATCAAGCATATTGACATGTATCTTTGCTTCATTTACTACCCAAAATAATGCTAAAATACTGGTGGAAACAAAAAATTGTGCACAAATCACAAAGTTGTTTGTCTGCAAGGAAAGTTGTTAAAATAATAAATCATGATAAAAGATTCTTTTTTTGGGCAAACAATTAGACATGTGAATTCCATCTAAGTTCTGTTGAGTAGGATCAACCAATAACATAACACCTATTGATATTACCCTGCAGAAAAACACTGAAAAAACACCTCAGTACAGAATCTCAATTTCTTTCAAGCAATCCAGTATCAGAATCATAGATGAATGCCTCATCTTTCATTTTCACCTTCCAAGGCTTTGGATTCATGTTTGAATATGCTCCAAAGCGGCCACATCCCCTTGCATGTAATTTTACTGAACGTCGTAGCAGATCAATTGAATACCTTAAACTGTCCATGGCTCCACCAGAATTGTACATGTCAAGCAATCCAATTGGAGCAAAATGAATCTTTCCATCAATGACCTGTTCCAAATTCGAATTACCATCTTGAGATTTTAGTAAGTAGTGCAGAAAAGCTACTGAAATTAGCCAAATGCAGGCTCAAAACTTTCATTGGCAGACATAACATGCTTGCCTGAATAGGACAGATGGTGTAGATTTCATACTTTAGGACACCAAGAGGTATCttgaggttttctttcttcgaCAATGTGTGAAGAACTCCTGAAGATAGGATATGACATGGTCATATATGTGAAGTTTTAGATTAAAAATCTAGAATTGGGGGGCTGAAAGCTAAATTATGGGGCCTCAAAGCTAACCAGAACTGAATGTAGATACAGTACAGATTCCATTCCAGTTTTCACCAGCTACATCTGCTAGTAATTCAACATCTTCTAGAAATATATTGATCTGTTTTAAAGATGCTATAGATATCTTACTTGGAACATATCCCAGTCCACAGCTACAATTTCCCCTTCAAACAGCCTATTAAAAGCAACAGCTGCAATCTGTGCCTTCTTGCCATCAACATGACTAAAAGTTCCTTTGTGCTCGGACAATATTCTACACCAATAACAAGGGCTCAATTAGGCCTAAAGTAATGAGAATGGAAGTTCTGAAGCAGAATTCATTACCATAGCAAATGGAAATGCACTAGAATGATACTAAATTGGCTGATGAAGAAGCAAAGACTCTTAACTGAACCACACTTGATAGAATTTTTTATCAGCTCACATGGGTTCACCCCTGAATTTATGAAGAGTGCTTCCTTGACTTCACAGGTCTGAACATTTGGATCCCCAGGTgcatttgaaaaatgaaaattaagggTATGAAAGTTGCTCAAACAATTATGCAGTTTGCGGCATAAACTAACCACTTTCTATACACAGCTGCAGCTGATTGTCAGAAGATCCTTGCAAGCTAGTCCTAAATTGTCCATCCAGAGCAGATAGGAACAAAGCATGGAAAGTTCCTTTAGAAGATGGCTCAGAAACTTCATCATGGATGACAGTCTTTTCAGTGCCCTCCAGGAGAAGCACCTGAGTTTCCACAGGAACCTTACCACCTGATTTCCAAAACTAGGTATCATCCACCAGATTTTGAATCTGACATTGCACAAAAATCTGTATCCACTGCAAAGAACATGAAATTATGTAAACTAAAGCACAGAACATCACTGCTTTTGATCAACTTGCAGCCGCAAGTACTAATACAGAATATACTCACTCAAGAACACCATGATTGAAAACACAGCGAGATTTCAGGCTTGTGGAACTAGGCCCATTGAAAATTGATTCACCACTTGCTAGAGAACTAACAATATTTTCAGGTACTCCAGACAACATGGTTTTTCCATTAACTGTAAACATGTCGAGGTTTTTCTACGGTATCTAATCCTGTCGATCGAGGTTTCAGTTAGTAAATCTGATCTGGGAAAAGTTCGGTTAACATTGTCGCAGGTAGATCCATAACCTTACCTGATTATTGAAGAAAGAAGCATTGGAACCCTGGATAAAGAATATAATTGATGTAACAACTAACAAGCAGGGCAATGCATGGTACTGCATCGAAAGATGCCTAGATAGCCATAAATTATGGAGCATTTGTCAAATTTTGTTCATGGTTGTACTTAAATCCATGCCATATATTCAATATTCTTTCAAGAAACTACAACTACTTGTGCCTTTTCATTTCAAGAATGTTTCGTAATAACTATACATATTGATTTGAAAAGGGATTTCAAAAAACTACTTGGAAGTGAATATATTAGCAACTTCAGCATTactttaagcaaaataacgacattcattgaaaaaacaaaagcacAAAAGGGGAAAAAACCAAAATGTTCAAAAGGGCAAATTGCATTTTAGCCTCATGTGGTTTTCGCAAAAACCACGTAACCCCCCATGATtcaaaaagctatacataaaccCCCTGTGGTTTGGGTTGAACTGGCAAATAGACGGAAAGCACTCACCGTGACGATTCGTGGGCAAAACGCGCTTGTTCTTCTGGTAGCAGTAGGAAACATTCCCATACTACCCCTGACCACTTTGACGAACCCAATAAAGCCTAGATGGGTGCTCCTCATCTCTTTCCATCTTCCAAAATACTTTGTAGCTGACTTTGCACTGAATGTTGGTGAAGGCAATACATTTAGTGAAGAAACCAAACCAAGTTAGAGAACGAAGGAAATCGGAAGGTGAGTTCTAACATCAAGGTgcagttttttccttttcctgaaATATAACTTGAAtggattattaatttttttttcaataactGTAGATGTCATGCTCAAGCAGTGCTGGTGGAAGTACTGAAGATCTAAGGTACCAATACCTACATTGTTCATGTGGGAGAAAAGCAGCAGTAAAAATTGTTGAATCTGACAAACCTTCAAAAGGAAAGCTATATTTTGTTTGTGCGACAAGAAGTTGTGAATTTTTCTCATAGTGCAATCCAACAAGGAGAATAAGACAAAATTACACTAGTGATTTGAATGTTACAAGGAGACATATTTAGTGGAGAATCAAGTATTGATAGTTCAGATTTGGAAGGCTTGCGCATGGATGGTGGTTTATATTtgaggaaaatgaaaaacattgaAGAAAGCTTAGGAGTCATGAAGATTTGTGTGGGTGCTTGTTTTGCTATATCTGTGCTATCATTTCTCATTTTGATGTTTAAGTGGAAATATTTCAGATGAATTGTGGCTATAAAAGTGCTGTAAATCTGAACCTGTTGtgttcaatgaatgaatgaatctgctttggtagtcaattgataTAATGGGCAAACACGATTTCCAGTTGGTATGAACCTGCTTTGGTACTCAGGCTGAACTTGGTACTCACAGGCTTATCATCACCACAGGGTAAATCAGTGCAGAGGAATATTCAAGAAGATAATGGgattgaagatgattttattGGTAAGGCATTGATAAACGCATATTTCTCCACAGTCAAGTCTAGGACATGAAGTTAAACAATTTCTCATCAAGATAGCACAGCCAAAAAGCACATACACGAGCTATCCAAAGTGGAAAGCAATGGTTTAAAGCAAAACACTGAACTTTGGATTCATTTGACAATATAGTTGTCCAGAAGTTCACAACCaatttttacaaaacaaaataaggtacATAAGTAGCTAATCATTAAGTCCAGCAGacaccaagattcaacaaaaagTGTAGCAACAACATATTAACAGCAGACGCCAAGATTCAACAGAAAGTGTAGCAACAACATATTAACAAACACGTTTACAGACAAATAACTTAGTTGAATTACAAACACGTTTAGCCCTTTTAGTCCTCAAATTCTAGAAACACGTTTAGCTTTCTTAGCCCTCAAATTTTCCAACACATTTGCAACTGTTGGTACAAGTTTTCTGACTCTAGTTGATCTTCTAGTATCTAAATGGGTTCAACAATAGAAGCAGCTCTTCTAGTATCCAAAACAGGTTCAACAAGTTCATCTATTGATCTTCTAGTGTCCAAAACAAGTTCAACAGGTTCATCAGTTGGTCTTCTAGTTTCAAAAATTGGTTTAGCAGCTGAAGTTTCACAAGGCTGCATAAATAGATAGGTTTAAGTCAGTTAAATGCAGTTAATTGCAGTAATAACCATCATCATTAATAGTACCTGTGACACTGAACCCTGTTGTGAGACAGATCCAATACTTGTTGCATTTCCAGCAATATCTGTTTCATTTGCTACATCATTCCTTGCATTTCCAGCGTTTGCAACATCACTACTTGTATTTCCAGCATTTGCAACATCATCACCTGCATTTCCAGCATTACTAGCTCCAGCAGACACCCATTTTAATGGTAACAAATTAAGTACATATGACATGATATGACACTGATAAGTACATAAGGTAACAAATTAAGTACATATGACACTGATTACAAATTAACTACTACTACAATTTACCTTATAAAACTTGGACTTTGGATGGATTGGGAATTTACAAGTCCTAGAATTATGTCCTGGCCTAAAACACTTCTTACAGTGTATAGCAAGTCCTTTTCTTGTAGATGTAGTGCCTCTAACTTCATCAGCTTCTCTTCTTCTCACTTTCTTGGATCTTCCAGGTTGCTTTCTAATCTTTGGGAGATTCACCTGTTCAGCTCCTTTTGAATCCCAATACTCTTCAGAGGGCATTGCAGCTATAGTGTAGTTATAGGTGCTCAAGTATGCTTCTTTGCTATAACAAGGATCAACATAGTGTTCAGGCTCTGATTTATCCCTTTGAATGGCAGCAATAGAATGTGAGCATGGAATCCCACTTAGTTGCCATGATCCACATGTGCATATTCTACGACTTATATCAACAACATATACTCTAGTCCCACAATCCATTTCATACTCCGCATCCCAAGAATAATGAGCTATGCAGAACCTACTATTTAGCTTGTTCTTCTCAAGTCGTTCTTGTATGTTTGGACAAAGGTTCCCTTCATACTTTTGCATGCCTTCCCTTTTCACATTTAGCCTCTGCATGAGTTTTCTTCTTATCCACTCAAACATGGAGATGATTGTGAACTCTCTTGCTGGAAGTATGTAGGAATTAAATGACCCATTCAAATTATTAACAAGAATATCACTCTTGCATGAGGAGCTGAAATGTGACCTGGACTATAAATGTGCAGGAATCCTGTTTAACCAACCAGCTGCATTCATAGCTTCTCCCACCTTTGGATCAGCCCTTTCCAATTCAGCCATTGCTGTCTTGAAGTCACGAATGTTCCGAGCAGACGCAGCTGCCCAAAAGTACTCCTTCAACTCCTTTCCCTTGAacttttgtttgaaattttgatatatatgatGAAGGCAGTATCTATGCTCTGATTCGGGAAACACATCATCAATTGCACTGACTAATCCCTTTTGCCTATCAGATATGAATGTCCATGGAGCTCCATTTTCAACACCAACTTCAATTTTCAACTCCATCAAAAACTATTTCCATGAGTCATATCTCTCGGCTTCCACTACAGCCATTGCAATGGAAAACATGTTATCATTGTCATCCCTACCCATAGCTGTCAAAAGTTGTCCACCAAATGGACTTTTCAAAAAGCAGCCATCTAATCCAATTATTTGTCGACAACCAGCTAGAAACCCATTCTTCACTGCACTTAAACTCCAATACATTCTTTCAAATATCCCAACCTCGTTCTCATCCAGTCTAGTCACTTGCAGGACAATATGGCTACTAGGATTCCGGATCAACAAGGTAGTAGCATAATCTCTGATGACATGATACTGTCTTATATCATCCCCTTGTAGTGCCTCTCTTGCCAATCTTTTAGCTCTATAAGCCTGTCTCATGCTTATGTCCACCATAATCTCTCTCCTCACAGTCTTGACAAAT encodes:
- the LOC140006028 gene encoding uncharacterized protein, whose amino-acid sequence is MFEWIRRKLMQRLNVKREGMQKYEGNLCPNIQERLEKNKLNSRFCIAHYSWDAEYEMDCGTRVYVVDISRRICTCGSWQLSGIPCSHSIAAIQRDKSEPEHYVDPCYSKEAYLSTYNYTIAAMPSEEYWDSKGAEQVNLPKIRKQPGRSKKVRRREADEVRGTTSTRKGLAIHCKKCFRPGHNSRTCKFPIHPKSKFYKVMMLQMLEIQVVMLQTLEMQGMM